ACATCATCAACGCCGCCGCAAGCAGCGCGGTGAAGCTGATGAAAAGACGGGCACGGAGGGATTTCATGACTCTTGCAGCAGGTAGCCCGCGCCACGCACGGTTTGAATCAGCGCTGGCGAGAAACCACGATCAACCTTCTCACGCAGATGGTAAACCGTGACCTCGATCACATTGCTCGGTGTGTTTGGCAGGTCTTCCCATACCTGCTCCGCCAGCTCAGCGCGTGTCACCACGTTTCCAGCGCGGCGGAGCAGATGCGCCAGCACGCCGAACTCCTTGGCCGAGAGCACCACGAGCTGGCCGCCGCGTGTGACACGACGCGCCCGCAAATCCACCTGCAAATCCGCCGCGCGAAGCAGCGCCGGCTCCTCCGAAACTCCACGGCGCAGCAACGCGCGCACGCGGGCAAGCAATTCGGCGAAAGCGAAGGGCTTCACGAGATAATCATCCGCGCCGAGATCCAGCCCGTGCACGCGGTCACCCACGCCATCGCGTGCGGTGAGCATCAGCACGCGGGCGGGCATGCCGGAGGCACGCAGCTCGCGCAGCACGGAGAAGCCATCGCGTTCCGGCAGCATCACATCGAGAATGACCAGATCAAAACTGCCGCCTCGGGCCTTCTGAAGGCCTGATTCACCATCTGAGGCCGTTTCAACGACAAAACCCTCCTCCCGCAGTCCGCGCTCAATGAAGCGGGCCACCTTGATTTCATCTTCGACGACAAGGAGACGCATGGAGGCAATGGAATGCGCTATTTCTTCTCCAGCACCATGAGAAACTGGCCGGCCTGCGTGTTGGTTTGCAGTTTGCTGGGGCGGTTGGAGTTCGGATTGTCATTCGCTGAGCACCATTTCAAGGTCTTGCTGTCGAGATCGAAGATGCCCTCATATTTCTTGCCAGCGAACTGACCTTCCGTG
Above is a genomic segment from Prosthecobacter sp. containing:
- a CDS encoding response regulator transcription factor, producing MRLLVVEDEIKVARFIERGLREEGFVVETASDGESGLQKARGGSFDLVILDVMLPERDGFSVLRELRASGMPARVLMLTARDGVGDRVHGLDLGADDYLVKPFAFAELLARVRALLRRGVSEEPALLRAADLQVDLRARRVTRGGQLVVLSAKEFGVLAHLLRRAGNVVTRAELAEQVWEDLPNTPSNVIEVTVYHLREKVDRGFSPALIQTVRGAGYLLQES